A stretch of the Streptococcus suis genome encodes the following:
- a CDS encoding ABC transporter permease subunit: protein MKHKISILLLSLLAVFSITTGVKADEYLRVGMEAAYAPFNWTQEDDSNGAVPIEGTNQFANGYDVQVAKKIAESMNKELLVVKTKWEGLVPALTSGKIDMIIAGMSPTEERKKEIAFSDSYYTSIPTLVVRSDSQYADATSLSDFAGAKITAQQGVYLYDLIDQIEGADKQTAMGDFSQIRQALEAGVIDAYVSERPEGRTAEAANKAFKMVELTDGFETNAEDVTIAVGMRKDDTRITQVNEVLAAFSEANQIALMDNMIENQPVEEASAENPNFFSQVWKIIVNNWQQLLRGTGMTLLISILGTIIGTIIGLLIGVFRTAPKVANKVLAIGQKLLGWIINVYIEVFRGTPMIVQSMVIYYGTAQAFGLNLDRTLAAIFIVSINTGAYMSEIVRGGIFAVDKGQFEAATALGFTHNQTMRKIVLPQVVRNILPATGNEFVINIKDTSVLNVISVVELYFSGNTVATQTYQYFQTFTVIAIIYFILTFTVTRILRIFEKSFDMDKYTTGANQMHTGVLND from the coding sequence ATGAAACATAAAATTAGTATACTCCTGCTAAGCTTATTAGCTGTTTTTTCGATAACAACTGGAGTAAAAGCAGATGAATACCTTCGTGTCGGAATGGAAGCTGCATATGCTCCTTTTAACTGGACACAGGAAGATGATAGCAACGGTGCAGTTCCAATCGAAGGAACCAATCAATTTGCCAACGGATACGATGTCCAAGTAGCGAAAAAGATTGCTGAATCGATGAATAAAGAATTGCTTGTTGTCAAAACCAAATGGGAAGGCTTGGTTCCTGCCTTAACATCTGGAAAAATTGACATGATTATCGCTGGTATGAGTCCAACTGAAGAGCGAAAAAAAGAAATTGCCTTCTCAGATAGCTATTATACTTCTATACCAACCCTTGTTGTCCGTTCAGATAGTCAATATGCAGATGCAACTAGCTTATCAGATTTTGCTGGTGCCAAAATTACAGCTCAGCAGGGTGTCTATCTTTATGATTTGATTGATCAAATTGAAGGGGCTGATAAACAAACTGCGATGGGCGATTTCTCCCAAATTCGCCAAGCACTTGAAGCTGGTGTGATTGATGCCTATGTTTCTGAGCGACCAGAAGGACGTACCGCTGAGGCTGCTAACAAAGCTTTCAAAATGGTTGAATTGACAGATGGCTTTGAAACAAATGCCGAAGACGTTACGATTGCAGTTGGTATGAGAAAAGATGATACTCGTATCACACAAGTAAATGAAGTGTTAGCAGCTTTTTCTGAAGCAAATCAAATCGCACTCATGGATAACATGATTGAAAACCAACCTGTTGAAGAAGCGTCAGCTGAAAATCCAAATTTCTTTTCTCAAGTTTGGAAAATTATTGTTAACAACTGGCAACAGTTATTACGCGGAACAGGAATGACCCTACTAATCTCAATACTTGGTACAATTATAGGTACAATTATTGGTCTTCTCATCGGTGTATTCCGTACCGCACCAAAAGTAGCTAATAAAGTTTTAGCAATCGGACAGAAACTCTTAGGTTGGATTATCAATGTATATATTGAAGTGTTCCGCGGCACCCCAATGATTGTACAATCAATGGTTATCTACTATGGTACTGCCCAGGCTTTTGGTCTCAACCTTGACCGTACCTTAGCGGCTATCTTTATCGTTTCTATCAATACCGGTGCTTACATGAGTGAAATTGTACGTGGTGGTATCTTTGCTGTTGATAAGGGGCAATTTGAAGCGGCAACAGCTCTTGGATTTACCCATAATCAAACCATGCGTAAAATCGTACTCCCTCAAGTTGTTCGTAACATTTTACCGGCTACTGGTAATGAGTTCGTTATCAATATCAAAGATACTTCTGTTTTAAATGTAATCTCTGTGGTAGAATTATACTTCTCTGGAAACACGGTTGCAACCCAAACCTATCAATATTTCCAAACATTTACTGTTATTGCTATTATCTACTTTATTCTAACCTTTACTGTAACACGTATTCTACGCATATTTGAAAAAAGCTTTGACATGGATAAGTATACAACAGGCGCAAATCAAATGCATACGGGGGTCCTCAATGACTAA
- the sufD gene encoding Fe-S cluster assembly protein SufD has protein sequence MTKDRIQEFSLEQAEPVWLTDLRLKAFEKVSELDLPVVERVKFHRWNLGDGRLETNDAIGSVPDFTELGDNPKLVQVGSQTVLEQLPMDLVEQGVVFTDFASAMDVIPDVIEKYLGAAAAYDEHKLSAYNTAYFNATAILYVPDHVEIEQPVEALFYQDSTSPVAFNKRVLIIAGKNTKLNYLERFESLGDGNVASSANIVVEIIAQAGSQIKFAAIDRLGKHLDTYIARRGLLGNDASIDWAIGLMNQGNVVADFDSDLKGNGSHANLKVVALSSGRQVQGVDTRVTNFGHNSVGHILQHGVILESGTLTFNGIGHIIRGAKGADAQQESRVLMLSDKARSDANPILLIDENEVTAGHAASIGQVDPEDMYYLMSRGLDRATAERLVVRGFLGSVITEIPVKEVRDELVAVIDEILTKR, from the coding sequence ATGACCAAAGATAGAATTCAAGAATTTTCATTAGAACAGGCAGAGCCAGTTTGGTTGACAGATCTCCGTCTCAAGGCCTTTGAAAAAGTATCCGAACTAGACTTGCCAGTTGTTGAGCGCGTTAAATTTCACCGTTGGAATTTAGGAGATGGACGTTTGGAAACCAATGATGCAATTGGTTCAGTTCCAGATTTTACAGAGCTTGGTGATAATCCAAAATTGGTGCAAGTTGGTAGTCAAACTGTTTTAGAGCAGTTACCGATGGATTTGGTGGAACAGGGCGTCGTCTTTACAGATTTTGCATCTGCCATGGATGTGATTCCAGATGTCATTGAGAAATACTTAGGTGCAGCTGCTGCCTATGATGAACACAAACTTTCAGCTTACAATACAGCCTATTTTAATGCAACTGCAATACTCTATGTTCCAGACCATGTTGAAATTGAGCAACCTGTTGAAGCTTTATTCTACCAAGACAGCACCAGTCCGGTTGCCTTTAACAAGCGGGTTTTAATCATTGCTGGGAAAAATACCAAGCTCAATTATTTAGAACGTTTTGAAAGTTTGGGCGATGGAAATGTGGCTAGTTCCGCCAACATTGTTGTTGAAATCATTGCACAAGCGGGGAGTCAAATTAAATTTGCTGCGATTGATCGCTTAGGAAAGCATTTAGATACCTATATCGCACGTCGCGGTTTACTTGGTAATGATGCAAGTATTGATTGGGCAATCGGCTTAATGAACCAAGGAAATGTCGTCGCCGATTTTGATAGTGACTTAAAAGGAAATGGAAGTCATGCGAACCTCAAAGTGGTAGCTTTATCATCTGGTCGTCAAGTGCAAGGTGTGGATACACGGGTAACCAACTTTGGCCATAATTCGGTGGGACATATTCTTCAACATGGTGTTATTTTAGAGAGTGGAACGTTAACCTTTAATGGGATTGGCCACATTATTCGTGGTGCCAAAGGTGCTGATGCTCAACAAGAAAGCCGTGTGTTGATGTTGTCGGATAAGGCGCGATCAGATGCTAATCCAATACTCCTTATTGATGAGAATGAAGTAACTGCGGGTCACGCGGCCTCCATTGGTCAGGTTGATCCAGAGGACATGTATTATCTCATGAGTCGCGGTTTGGATCGTGCAACAGCGGAGCGTTTAGTTGTTCGTGGTTTCCTTGGGTCTGTTATTACAGAAATTCCGGTGAAGGAAGTTCGTGATGAACTAGTCGCAGTAATTGATGAAATATTAACAAAGAGATAA
- a CDS encoding undecaprenyl-diphosphate phosphatase produces MIIEILKAIFLGIIEGITEWLPVSSTGHLILVQEFIQLKQSAGFIEMFNIVIQLGAILAVITIYFQRLNPFQPGKTQKEIRLTWQLWAKVVLACIPSIIIAVPLDNWFEAHFNFMVPIAIALIVYGIAFIWIEKRNKDVEPQVTNLAKMSYKTALLIGCFQVLSIVPGTSRSGATILGAIILGTSRSVAADFTFFLGIPTMFGYSGLKAVKYFLDGNSLSLEQVVILLVASVTAYIVSLVVIRMLTDFVKKHDFTVFGYYRIVLGAILLIYSFFTFIL; encoded by the coding sequence ATGATAATAGAGATTTTGAAAGCCATCTTTTTGGGTATTATTGAGGGGATAACTGAGTGGTTGCCAGTTTCATCTACTGGCCATTTGATATTAGTGCAAGAATTTATTCAATTAAAACAAAGTGCTGGTTTTATTGAGATGTTTAATATTGTGATCCAATTGGGAGCAATACTAGCGGTTATTACAATTTACTTCCAAAGACTTAATCCATTTCAACCTGGAAAAACGCAGAAAGAAATTCGTTTAACTTGGCAATTGTGGGCAAAGGTAGTACTTGCTTGTATTCCGTCCATTATCATTGCAGTTCCCTTAGATAATTGGTTTGAAGCGCATTTCAATTTTATGGTGCCGATTGCGATTGCTCTGATTGTTTATGGTATTGCCTTTATTTGGATTGAGAAACGTAACAAAGATGTTGAGCCACAAGTGACGAATTTGGCAAAAATGTCCTATAAAACAGCTTTACTGATTGGATGTTTTCAAGTCTTAAGTATTGTACCGGGTACAAGTAGGTCTGGTGCAACTATTCTGGGCGCAATTATTCTTGGGACAAGTCGTTCTGTTGCCGCGGACTTTACTTTCTTTTTGGGAATTCCAACGATGTTTGGCTACAGTGGATTAAAAGCTGTAAAATACTTTTTAGATGGTAATAGTTTGTCACTTGAACAAGTTGTGATATTATTGGTAGCTAGTGTGACTGCTTACATAGTTTCATTAGTTGTCATTCGAATGTTGACAGATTTCGTGAAAAAACATGATTTTACAGTCTTTGGTTACTACCGGATTGTTTTGGGGGCTATCTTACTGATTTATTCATTTTTCACATTCATTTTATAA
- the sufC gene encoding Fe-S cluster assembly ATPase SufC has product MSVLEIKDLHVEIEGKEILKGVNLTLKTGEIAAIMGPNGTGKSTLSAAIMGNPSYEVTQGEILFDGVNILELEVDERARMGLFLAMQYPSEIPGITNAEFLRAAMNAGKEDEDKISVRDFITKLDEKMELLNMKEEMAERYLNEGFSGGEKKRNEILQLLMLEPTFALLDEIDSGLDIDALKVVSKGINAMRGEGFGAMIITHYQRLLNYITPDVVHVMMEGRVVLSGGPELAQRLENEGYVQVAAELGIDYKEDDI; this is encoded by the coding sequence ATGTCAGTATTAGAAATCAAAGACCTTCATGTGGAAATTGAAGGCAAAGAGATCCTAAAAGGTGTGAATTTGACCTTGAAAACAGGTGAAATTGCAGCTATCATGGGACCTAACGGAACAGGAAAATCCACCCTTTCAGCAGCGATTATGGGTAATCCAAGCTATGAAGTTACCCAAGGTGAGATTCTTTTTGATGGTGTAAACATTTTGGAATTAGAAGTTGATGAACGTGCCCGTATGGGACTCTTCTTGGCTATGCAATACCCATCAGAAATTCCAGGCATCACTAATGCAGAGTTCCTCCGAGCAGCTATGAATGCTGGTAAGGAAGATGAGGACAAGATTTCAGTTCGTGATTTCATCACTAAGCTGGATGAAAAAATGGAACTTTTAAACATGAAAGAAGAAATGGCAGAGCGTTACCTCAATGAAGGTTTCTCAGGTGGTGAAAAGAAACGTAACGAAATTTTGCAATTGCTTATGTTGGAACCGACTTTTGCACTTCTTGATGAGATTGACTCAGGGTTGGATATTGATGCGCTTAAAGTGGTTTCAAAAGGAATCAATGCTATGCGTGGCGAAGGCTTTGGTGCAATGATCATTACCCACTACCAACGATTGTTGAACTACATTACACCTGACGTTGTTCATGTCATGATGGAAGGACGTGTTGTTCTTTCAGGCGGACCAGAATTGGCACAACGTTTGGAAAATGAAGGTTACGTACAAGTAGCTGCCGAACTTGGCATTGACTACAAAGAAGATGACATTTAG
- a CDS encoding undecaprenyl/decaprenyl-phosphate alpha-N-acetylglucosaminyl 1-phosphate transferase, which translates to MIPFALKYVMVLIATIFMAVVLTPLVRFFALRIGAVDNPNARRINKVPMPSAGGLAIFISFAISSLVFLPLIVTRVHFFGTYFEYVFPIVVAGAVIILTGLIDDVRELAPLPKLLGILFAALIIWFFTDFHFDSFKIPFGGPLLVFPTWLAFCLTVLWIVAITNAINLIDGLDGLVAGVSIISLLTMGIVSYFFLYDSNIFLSLTIFVLVAAIAGFLPYNYHPAIIYLGDTGALFIGFMIGVFSLQGLKNSTAVAVVTPIIILGVPITDTVVAIIRRKLSGQKIYEADRMHLHHRLLSLGLTHRGTVLVIYAISFIFSLTSLLLNISSQAGGVLLVVSLALGVEILCELIGIFGENRTPVLNLLRFIGNSSYRQEMIAKRKTKRSDSQDTKEKN; encoded by the coding sequence ATGATTCCATTTGCGCTTAAGTATGTTATGGTCTTAATAGCGACAATCTTCATGGCTGTTGTGCTTACTCCCTTGGTTCGTTTCTTTGCATTACGAATTGGAGCTGTCGATAACCCGAATGCAAGACGAATCAACAAAGTTCCAATGCCATCTGCTGGTGGTCTAGCAATATTTATTTCTTTTGCAATATCCAGTTTGGTGTTCTTGCCCCTTATTGTTACACGCGTTCACTTTTTCGGAACCTATTTTGAATATGTATTTCCTATCGTGGTTGCGGGTGCTGTGATTATCCTGACGGGATTAATTGATGATGTCAGAGAACTAGCGCCGCTACCTAAACTTTTAGGTATCTTATTTGCTGCTCTTATCATTTGGTTTTTCACAGATTTTCATTTTGATAGTTTTAAAATTCCATTTGGGGGACCGTTACTCGTGTTCCCAACTTGGCTAGCATTTTGTTTAACTGTTTTATGGATTGTTGCGATTACAAATGCAATTAATCTGATAGATGGGCTGGATGGTTTGGTTGCAGGGGTATCCATTATTTCCCTCTTAACGATGGGGATAGTATCCTATTTCTTTTTGTATGATAGTAATATTTTTTTAAGTTTGACGATTTTTGTTTTGGTTGCGGCGATTGCAGGCTTTCTCCCCTATAATTACCATCCGGCTATTATTTATCTGGGAGACACAGGTGCGCTTTTTATTGGATTTATGATTGGCGTCTTCTCCTTGCAGGGATTAAAAAACTCAACAGCGGTTGCGGTTGTAACACCAATTATTATACTTGGAGTTCCAATCACTGATACTGTGGTGGCAATTATTCGTCGAAAATTGTCTGGACAAAAGATTTATGAAGCTGACCGGATGCATTTGCATCACCGATTACTCTCACTAGGGCTGACGCATCGTGGAACTGTGTTAGTCATTTATGCGATTTCATTTATTTTTTCCTTAACGTCCTTGCTTTTGAATATTTCCAGTCAAGCAGGGGGAGTCTTGTTGGTGGTTTCACTTGCCTTGGGCGTGGAAATTTTGTGTGAATTGATTGGAATTTTTGGTGAAAATAGGACACCTGTCCTAAATCTATTGCGTTTTATTGGAAACAGTTCATATCGGCAAGAAATGATTGCAAAGAGAAAAACAAAACGTTCAGATTCGCAGGATACTAAGGAAAAGAATTAA
- the mecA gene encoding adaptor protein MecA: protein MKVKQISDSTLKITIQLEDLEERGMEIADFLIPQEKTEEFFYTVLDELDLPMTFRESGMLSFRVTPKPDKVDIFVTKSEMDQSLNFDEFTDLSELGDVSRMTPDELLKSLERTVRERSTHDSKAVRQLEDAEKEDSDEYQEPYIYYILEFPALIDAVNFVQTVDYPVEESELYKVEQTYYMTVLINVAERSKQYPEYILSRMLEFTNDTKLTRPFLQEHGILMLGNGAIDELKKVQTV from the coding sequence ATGAAAGTAAAACAAATAAGTGATTCGACTCTAAAAATCACTATCCAATTAGAGGATTTAGAGGAGCGCGGGATGGAAATTGCGGATTTCCTTATCCCTCAAGAAAAGACGGAAGAGTTTTTTTATACAGTATTGGATGAATTGGATTTGCCAATGACTTTCCGAGAAAGTGGAATGCTTAGTTTTAGAGTTACTCCAAAACCGGATAAAGTGGATATTTTTGTCACAAAATCTGAAATGGATCAAAGTTTAAATTTTGATGAATTTACAGATTTATCGGAATTAGGCGATGTATCAAGAATGACTCCAGATGAATTGCTGAAAAGTTTGGAACGTACAGTTCGTGAACGAAGCACGCATGACTCAAAAGCAGTTCGTCAATTAGAAGATGCTGAAAAAGAAGATAGTGATGAATACCAAGAACCGTATATTTACTATATCTTAGAATTTCCTGCTTTGATTGATGCGGTAAATTTTGTTCAAACAGTGGATTATCCAGTTGAAGAATCTGAGCTCTACAAAGTGGAGCAAACCTATTATATGACAGTATTGATTAATGTTGCAGAGCGTTCAAAGCAGTATCCAGAGTATATTCTATCTCGCATGCTTGAATTTACAAACGATACCAAATTGACACGACCATTTCTTCAAGAGCACGGAATCTTGATGTTGGGAAATGGGGCCATTGATGAGTTGAAAAAGGTGCAAACGGTATGA